A genomic segment from Glycine soja cultivar W05 chromosome 20, ASM419377v2, whole genome shotgun sequence encodes:
- the LOC114402008 gene encoding protein MAIN-LIKE 2-like codes for MTGVADVVHTEGVATDASLGSPATHEGFPGGPRDPSVLTGYAEHVAHNIWSGQERPDLKMVSHGRKVDKIGRPAPEIEGVVAAIGLSPLIKCSVITSDPRLISAFVERWHRESSSFHLPVGELKITLDDVASLLHVPIIDVLHEFELLVTLDAIGLLTELLEVSNEEATAETRQAGGPQASRDLTQAGEFAWGAAALAHMYNHLNDASQASTRQMGGYITLLQCWIYEHFPTVHRCVVDDAYDEGSPRASRWLTGKAHMTGIKGAPYRTRMDALTVTDVCWMPYAEHRGVRGFDLISSYTGQLRWGQIVVYVRPERVI; via the exons ATGACAGGCGTCGCCGATGTTGTTCACACAGAGGGAGTGGCTACTGATGCGAGCTTGGGGTCACCTGCTACACATGAGGGATTCCCCGGTGGGCCACGCGACCCATCAGTTTTGACCGGTTATGCTGAGCATGTCGCACACAACATCTGGAGTGGACAG GAGCGACCCGATCTGAAAATGGTCTCCCATGGTAGAAAAGTAGATAAAATTGGGAGACCAGCGCCTGAGATCGAAGGCGTGGTTGCGGCTATCGGACTGAGTCCACTGATCAAGTGTTCTGTTATCACCAGTGATCCTAGACTTATATCCGCCTTTGTCGAGAGGTGGCATCGGGAGAGTAGCAGCTTCCACCTCCCAGTAGGAGAGTTGAAAATCACGTTGGATGATGTGGCGTCTCTCCTACACGTTCCCATCATCGACGTGCTTCATGAGTTCGAACTGCTGGTCACTTTAGACGCGATTGGTCTACTAACGGAGCTGCTTGAGGTGAGCAATGAGGAGGCTACCGCTGAGACCCGACAGGCTGGTGGGCCTCAG GCTTCTAGGGATCTCACCCAGGCAGGGGAATTCGCCTGGGGAGCGGCAGCGTTGGCCCACATGTACAACCATCTGAACGACGCATCACAGGCCTCTACACGGCAAATGGGTGGTTACATTACACTTCTTCAG TGTTGGATATACGAGCACTTTCCTACGGTGCATAGATGCGTCGTTGATGATGCTTATGATGAGGGGAGCCCCCGGGCCTCTAGGTGGCTTACGGGTAAGGCTCATATGACAGGGATCAAGGGAGCCCCGTATCGGACACGTATGGATGCCCTGACTGTGACTGACGTGTGTTGGATGCCCTACGCTGAGCACCGGGGAGTCAGGGGCTTTGACTTGATATCCTCATACACCGGCCAGCTGAGATGGGGTCAGATTGTCGTGTACGTTCGACCTGAGCGGGTTATTTGA
- the LOC114402006 gene encoding uncharacterized protein LOC114402006, whose product MCPPPSKVKTQGAPKKVLKRSERSTKRDPSYWEYVDAYHSVQNSNTSVRPSASSFEPPKLARMIPMLDQFAPFMQGFIEDVVNVKANGNCEYRSVFALLGMGEESWVVMHNELIKELGKWLQDYIKIFGGRERFEQLRLSLHVDGLSKKLVHLKEMT is encoded by the exons atgtgtcctcctccatcAAAGGTTAAGACGCAAGGTGCCCCGAAGAAAGTGTTGAAAAGAAGCGAAAGATcgacaaagcgtgatccgtcttattgggagtatgttgatgcttatcATTCGGTTCAAAACAGCAACACCTCAGTCAGGCCCAGTGCATCATCTTTTGAACCACCGAAGCTAGCAAGGATgatcccgatgttggatcaatttgcgccATTTATGCAGGGTTTCATTGAGGACGTTGTTAATGTGAAAGCGAATGGTAACTGTGAATATCGGTCAGTTTTCGCTTTGTTAGGTATGGGAGAAGAGTCTTGGGTCGTGATGCATAacgaattgattaaagaacttggaAAATGGTTGCAAGACTACATAAAGATCTTTGGTGGCAGGGAGAGATTCGAACAGCTGAGGTTGTCCCTACACGTGGATGGGTTATCCAAG AAGCTTGTCCATTTAAAAGAAATGACGTGA